The bacterium genome window below encodes:
- a CDS encoding hemolysin family protein — MTLAAALPIGLMLLFLEAFFSGSEIAIVTASRARLRSLAQEQNQGAIEALKLLESPEWLMGTILVLHNTSFVLNVSLATLFTIGWIGPRYGELVSILVVIPFLVVFGEVVPKSFCQERADTLAPVLARVIWRARLVVYPVVWLLSLLIRTGLGAKAEKRGPFVTREELESLVQEPSEGDVRVFERKMISRILRFRDLDVKNVMVPLVDVSAISEEDTIAQLIDRIEADGHSRILVYREKIHNIVGVVHAREVLALSPDVQGAIKDIPRLIQPPYFVPRSKQADDLLIELKRTRLKLAVVVDEYGGCDGVVTMEDLVEEVVGDISDEYDVESGRLYQKIGEEGYLVDARMEGTEIRE, encoded by the coding sequence ATGACCCTCGCGGCGGCCCTCCCCATCGGCTTGATGCTTCTGTTTCTGGAGGCTTTTTTCTCAGGCTCGGAAATCGCCATCGTTACCGCCAGCCGCGCGCGGCTGCGCTCGCTGGCCCAGGAGCAGAACCAGGGAGCGATCGAAGCGCTCAAGCTGCTGGAATCGCCCGAGTGGCTGATGGGGACGATCCTGGTGCTTCACAACACCAGCTTTGTCCTGAACGTCTCGCTGGCCACCCTTTTCACGATCGGATGGATAGGGCCGCGCTATGGCGAGCTGGTTTCGATCCTCGTGGTGATTCCCTTCCTGGTGGTCTTCGGCGAAGTGGTGCCGAAAAGTTTTTGTCAGGAGCGGGCGGACACCCTTGCCCCGGTTCTCGCCCGGGTCATCTGGAGGGCGCGTCTCGTCGTTTATCCCGTGGTGTGGCTGCTCAGCCTGCTGATTCGGACGGGCCTGGGGGCGAAAGCCGAAAAGCGCGGGCCTTTCGTCACGCGCGAGGAGCTGGAGTCGCTCGTCCAGGAGCCCAGCGAAGGGGATGTCCGCGTCTTCGAGCGAAAAATGATCAGCCGCATTCTCCGGTTCCGGGATCTGGATGTGAAAAATGTCATGGTTCCTCTGGTGGACGTATCCGCCATTAGCGAAGAGGACACCATCGCCCAGCTGATCGATCGCATCGAGGCGGACGGTCATTCACGGATATTGGTCTACCGGGAGAAGATCCATAACATCGTCGGTGTGGTCCACGCGCGCGAGGTCTTGGCGTTGAGTCCCGACGTACAGGGAGCGATCAAGGATATCCCCCGCCTCATCCAGCCGCCCTATTTCGTGCCGAGATCCAAGCAGGCGGACGATTTATTGATCGAGTTGAAACGGACCCGGCTGAAGCTCGCGGTGGTGGTGGACGAGTACGGCGGATGCGACGGCGTGGTGACGATGGAGGATCTGGTCGAAGAGGTCGTCGGGGATATCAGCGATGAATACGATGTGGAAAGCGGCCGCCTTTACCAAAAAATTGGCGAAGAAGGGTATCTCGTGGATGCACGGATGGAGGGGACGGAAATCCGGGAG